The following proteins are encoded in a genomic region of Periophthalmus magnuspinnatus isolate fPerMag1 chromosome 10, fPerMag1.2.pri, whole genome shotgun sequence:
- the LOC117377641 gene encoding protein FAM107B-like: MEPEQLGFGGARPGGMVKSVSAYAELQQSDRKSSPVSVYVPPPDYECHNDDIIKPRKLSNPVKESKSHQQLHRELLTTCKRAGDSVELKPELQRVMEARRRDQRLRLRRQEEEAHKKLSPLEQELQRRHHILEELEQQEQRQKLESSRAPEFIKVKENLRRTSRELNQDQD, from the exons ATGGAGCCGGAGCAGCTGGGATTCGGAGGGGCCCGTCCTGGAGGAATGGTCAAGTCCG TCTCGGCATATGCAGAGCTGCAGCAGTCTGACAGGAAGTCTTCTCCGGTCAGCGTTTATGTCCCGCCCCCTGACTACGAGTGTCATAatgatgacatcatcaaacCACGGAAACTCAGCAACCCTGTGAAGGAGTCCAAGAGCCACCAACAACTGCACCGAGAACTGCTCACCACCTGCAAACG GGCTGGAGACTCGGTGGAGTTGAAGCCGGAGCTGCAGCGTGTGATGGAGGCACGGAGGAGGGACCAAAGGCTGAGGCTGAGGAGGCAGGAAGAGGAGGCCCACAAGAAGCTCTCCCCTCTGGAACAGGAGCTGCAGAGGAGGCACCACATCCTGGAGGAG ttggagcagcaggagcagaggcagaagtTAGAGTCCAGTCGAGCTCCAGAGTTCATCAAAGTCAAAGAGAATCTGAGGAGGACCAGTcgggaactgaaccaggaccaggactaa